One genomic window of Nakamurella panacisegetis includes the following:
- the recD gene encoding exodeoxyribonuclease V subunit alpha translates to MTTPVLDVDPYDARFASRATGLLGVFNRVDVLSAADVHVANRLGALADEPDEQVRLAVALAVRGVRGGSVCIDLREMARVAPDLPWPEVGSWTDRVKASPLVGPGRPLRWDLDLLYLDRYWRQEDQVRADLTVREAQLPPSVDPAVLQDSLDRHFPELTDQRLAAESAVRRWTTVLGGGPGTGKTTTVARLLAVLHDQHGPGLRIALAAPTGKAAARLQEAVQQVVATEFGAADRERLAGVTASTLHRLLGSRPGDGTRFRHDRENRLPHDIVVVDETSMLSLTLMARLLEAVRPDARLVLVGDPDQLASVEAGAVLADLVAGLTARPLPAGSVRPVVVLTHTWRFGSVIGRLAGAVRAGDADAAVAVLAAGEAPLDLDTSEERIRDDVVRAATAIRAAAKDGDARAALAQLDRHRVLCAHRAGPFGVQAWSRKIERWLADVPGDPREGEWYIGRPLLVTANDYALGLFNGDTGVVVRQADGSARAVFARGADLVDFAPSRLGDVETVHAMTVHRSQGSQFERVTVILPPADSPLATREMIYTALTRAKEHVRLVGSDVELRAAIARPAARASGLRLRLASG, encoded by the coding sequence ATGACCACCCCGGTGCTCGACGTCGATCCCTACGACGCCCGTTTCGCCTCCCGGGCCACCGGCCTGCTCGGCGTGTTCAACCGCGTCGACGTGTTGTCCGCGGCCGACGTGCACGTGGCGAACCGGCTCGGCGCGCTGGCCGACGAACCGGACGAGCAGGTCCGGTTGGCCGTCGCTCTGGCTGTCCGCGGGGTGCGGGGCGGCTCGGTGTGCATCGATCTGCGTGAGATGGCCCGTGTCGCACCCGATCTGCCCTGGCCGGAGGTCGGGTCGTGGACGGACCGGGTGAAGGCCAGCCCCCTGGTCGGCCCCGGCCGGCCTCTGCGGTGGGACCTGGATCTGCTCTATCTGGACCGCTACTGGCGGCAGGAGGATCAGGTCAGGGCCGATCTGACCGTCCGGGAGGCCCAGCTGCCACCCTCGGTCGACCCGGCGGTGTTGCAGGACAGCCTCGATCGGCACTTCCCCGAGCTGACCGACCAGCGGCTCGCGGCCGAGAGTGCCGTCCGTCGCTGGACCACGGTGCTCGGCGGCGGCCCCGGCACCGGCAAGACGACCACCGTGGCCAGGCTGCTGGCCGTCCTGCACGACCAGCACGGCCCTGGCCTGCGCATCGCGCTGGCCGCCCCGACCGGCAAGGCCGCGGCCCGGTTGCAGGAGGCGGTTCAGCAGGTGGTGGCCACCGAGTTCGGCGCGGCCGACCGGGAGCGCCTGGCCGGGGTCACCGCCTCCACGTTGCACCGGTTGCTGGGCAGCCGGCCCGGGGACGGCACCCGGTTCCGCCACGACCGGGAGAACCGGCTGCCGCACGACATCGTGGTGGTGGACGAGACCTCGATGTTGTCGTTGACGTTGATGGCCCGGCTGCTCGAGGCGGTCCGACCCGACGCCCGGCTGGTACTGGTCGGTGACCCGGATCAGCTGGCCTCGGTCGAGGCCGGGGCGGTGCTGGCCGACCTGGTCGCCGGCCTCACGGCCCGGCCGTTGCCGGCCGGCTCCGTGCGGCCGGTCGTCGTGCTCACCCACACCTGGCGGTTCGGCAGCGTGATCGGCCGGCTGGCCGGTGCCGTCCGCGCGGGGGACGCGGATGCGGCGGTGGCCGTGCTGGCCGCGGGCGAGGCCCCGCTTGATCTGGACACCTCGGAGGAACGGATCCGGGACGACGTGGTGAGAGCGGCGACGGCCATCCGCGCGGCGGCCAAGGACGGCGACGCCCGGGCGGCGCTGGCCCAGCTCGACCGGCACCGGGTGCTGTGCGCGCACCGGGCCGGCCCGTTCGGGGTGCAGGCCTGGAGCCGCAAGATCGAACGGTGGCTGGCCGACGTCCCGGGCGATCCGCGGGAGGGCGAGTGGTACATCGGGCGGCCATTGCTGGTGACGGCCAACGACTACGCGTTGGGTCTGTTCAACGGGGACACCGGCGTGGTCGTGCGGCAGGCCGACGGTTCGGCCCGGGCAGTGTTCGCCCGCGGTGCCGATCTGGTGGACTTCGCCCCGAGCCGGCTCGGCGATGTCGAGACCGTGCACGCGATGACGGTGCATCGCAGCCAGGGCAGCCAGTTCGAGCGGGTCACCGTGATCCTGCCACCCGCCGATTCGCCTCTGGCCACCCGGGAGATGATCTACACCGCGCTGACCAGGGCCAAGGAGCATGTGCGGCTCGTCGGTTCGGACGTCGAACTCCGGGCGGCCATCGCTCGTCCGGCCGCCCGGGCGAGCGGACTTCGGCTTCGGCTGGCCTCGGGCTGA
- a CDS encoding UvrD-helicase domain-containing protein produces MSAPNLLEPIPFDIRDPLPTGTTVLEASAGTGKTHTVGALVTRYVAEGRATLEQLLVVTFGRAASQELRERVREQLVVAERALADPGPARDDPNDLIAGLADAPDDEVALRRHRLTRALADFDAATIATTHQFCQQVLTGLGVAGDSDSGTTLVEDLDDLVVEVVDDLYIRRFGAPGAEAPQIDRTVALELGRRAVGDPGARLEPANEPPESLSALRFRFATAVRNEVDKRKRERGLLGYDDLLSRLARALEPADAAARLRMRDRWKIVLIDEFQDTDPVQWDVLRLAFAEVATVILIGDPKQAIYAFRGGDVYTYLAAARTAHARATLGRNWRSDAPLVDALQVLFDGAELGEEEIVVRPVRSAHAGSRLVGAPSSAPLRLRVATREQFGKGPRAKVYMDQVRPHIAEDLAADIAQLLASGARFDGRPLIAGDVAVLVNTHVQAAQVREALAAHHVPSVTAGAGSVYGTAAGDDWLTLLEALEQPHRAGRVRAAALTPFLGYTAEDLDRGGDGITDQLGTLLRNWADLLKSRGVAALLELSFTEQGLPGRMLAEVDGERRLTDLRHLGQGLQAASVEEGLGLAALVEWLRRRRDESAIETSAERIRRLDSDAAAVQVLTLHVSKGLQYPVVYLPFASDRWVNSEPKVLQLHDNDGHRVLDVGGFTSMGRPERERRAAREQAGEALRLLYVGLTRAQSQVVTWWVPSSNTPDSGLHRLLFGRTPGSGEIPDTAVLPNDDEVRSRLDQLQARGGPAIEASVPAPNVVVPAAVRSSASFTVGHFDRTLDTAWRRASYSALSAAGEAAGEGVGSEPETGERDDEVIAETAVTAVDPAADAALRSVPSPMADLPAGTSFGTLVHAVLEHTDPQAPDLMAELTARSAEQLARHSGPMTAGQLAAALRPVLSTPLGPIAQGLTLADLSVRDRLTELNFELPLAGGDRPAAEVLLGDVAPLLRRHLPRTDAMHGYADRLASPEMSWQLLRGYLTGSLDAVLRLPGPRYVIADYKTNWLGGDDGEPLSAWHYRPSALQQAMTHSDYPLQALLYSVALHRFLRWRQPGYDPEAHLGGAIYLYVRGMSGPATPIVDGLPCGVFGWRPPPALVVELSALLDQGVS; encoded by the coding sequence ATGAGCGCGCCGAACCTGTTGGAGCCCATACCGTTCGACATCCGCGATCCGCTGCCGACCGGTACCACGGTGCTCGAGGCGAGCGCCGGAACGGGCAAGACCCACACCGTGGGGGCGCTCGTCACCCGCTACGTCGCGGAAGGGCGGGCCACCCTGGAACAGCTCCTGGTGGTGACCTTCGGGCGGGCCGCGAGCCAGGAACTGCGGGAGCGGGTGCGGGAACAGCTGGTCGTCGCCGAGCGGGCGCTGGCCGATCCGGGCCCGGCCCGTGACGACCCGAACGACCTGATCGCCGGCTTGGCCGATGCCCCGGACGACGAGGTGGCCCTGCGTCGTCACCGCCTGACCCGGGCTCTGGCCGACTTCGACGCGGCCACCATCGCCACCACGCACCAGTTCTGCCAACAGGTCCTCACCGGCCTCGGGGTGGCCGGCGACAGCGACTCCGGCACCACTCTGGTCGAGGACCTCGACGATCTGGTGGTCGAGGTGGTCGACGACCTGTACATCCGGCGGTTCGGCGCGCCCGGCGCGGAGGCGCCGCAGATCGACCGGACGGTGGCCCTGGAACTCGGACGCCGGGCGGTGGGCGACCCCGGTGCCCGTCTCGAACCGGCCAACGAGCCGCCGGAGTCATTGTCCGCGTTACGGTTCCGCTTCGCGACGGCCGTGCGCAACGAGGTCGACAAGCGGAAGCGGGAACGCGGGCTGCTCGGCTACGACGATCTGCTGAGCCGTCTGGCCCGGGCCCTGGAACCGGCGGACGCGGCGGCGCGGCTGCGGATGCGGGACCGCTGGAAGATCGTCCTGATCGACGAGTTCCAGGACACCGACCCGGTCCAGTGGGACGTCCTGCGGCTGGCCTTCGCCGAGGTGGCCACCGTGATCCTGATCGGCGACCCCAAACAGGCGATCTACGCCTTCCGCGGCGGTGACGTCTACACCTACCTGGCCGCCGCGCGCACCGCGCACGCCCGGGCCACACTGGGCCGGAACTGGCGCAGCGACGCCCCGCTGGTCGACGCGCTGCAGGTGCTCTTCGATGGCGCTGAACTGGGTGAGGAGGAGATCGTGGTGCGGCCGGTCCGGTCGGCCCATGCCGGGTCCCGCCTGGTCGGAGCACCGTCATCGGCCCCGTTGCGGCTGCGTGTGGCAACCCGCGAGCAGTTCGGGAAGGGCCCGCGGGCCAAGGTCTACATGGATCAGGTGCGCCCGCACATCGCGGAGGACCTCGCCGCCGACATCGCCCAGTTGCTGGCCTCCGGTGCGCGGTTCGACGGACGGCCGCTGATCGCCGGGGATGTCGCCGTCCTGGTCAACACCCACGTGCAGGCCGCGCAGGTCCGCGAGGCGCTGGCCGCGCACCACGTCCCGTCGGTGACCGCCGGGGCCGGCAGCGTGTACGGCACCGCGGCCGGGGACGATTGGCTCACCCTGCTGGAGGCGTTGGAACAGCCGCACCGTGCGGGACGGGTCAGGGCGGCCGCGCTCACGCCGTTCCTCGGGTACACCGCCGAGGATCTGGATCGGGGCGGGGACGGGATCACCGACCAGCTCGGCACCCTGCTCCGGAACTGGGCCGACCTGCTGAAGTCCCGCGGCGTGGCGGCGCTGCTGGAACTCTCGTTCACCGAACAGGGGCTCCCGGGCCGGATGCTGGCCGAGGTCGACGGCGAACGGCGGCTCACCGACCTCCGGCACCTTGGTCAGGGCCTGCAGGCCGCCTCGGTCGAGGAAGGACTCGGCTTGGCCGCGTTGGTCGAGTGGCTGCGCCGGCGCCGGGACGAGTCGGCCATCGAGACCAGTGCCGAGCGGATCCGTAGGTTGGACAGCGATGCGGCCGCGGTACAGGTGCTCACCCTGCACGTCTCCAAGGGCCTGCAGTATCCGGTCGTCTACCTGCCGTTCGCGTCCGACCGGTGGGTCAACTCCGAACCCAAGGTGCTGCAACTGCACGACAACGACGGCCATCGAGTGCTCGACGTGGGCGGATTCACCTCGATGGGCCGGCCGGAGCGGGAGCGCCGCGCTGCCCGTGAGCAGGCCGGAGAGGCGTTGCGGCTGCTCTACGTCGGTCTCACCCGGGCCCAGTCACAGGTGGTCACCTGGTGGGTGCCCTCCAGCAACACCCCGGACTCCGGATTGCACCGGCTGCTGTTCGGGCGCACCCCTGGTTCGGGCGAGATCCCGGACACCGCAGTGCTTCCCAATGACGACGAGGTCCGCAGTCGGCTGGACCAGCTTCAGGCCAGAGGTGGCCCGGCGATCGAAGCCTCGGTACCGGCGCCGAATGTCGTCGTACCGGCGGCGGTCCGGTCCAGCGCGTCCTTCACCGTCGGACACTTCGACCGGACCCTGGACACGGCCTGGCGCCGGGCCTCCTACAGCGCCTTGTCCGCGGCCGGTGAGGCGGCTGGCGAAGGGGTCGGCAGCGAGCCGGAGACCGGCGAACGGGACGACGAGGTGATTGCCGAGACCGCCGTCACCGCAGTCGATCCGGCCGCCGATGCCGCCCTTCGGTCGGTGCCGTCGCCGATGGCCGATCTCCCGGCCGGCACCTCGTTCGGCACGCTGGTCCACGCCGTCCTGGAGCACACCGACCCGCAGGCGCCGGACCTGATGGCCGAGCTGACGGCGCGCAGCGCCGAACAGCTGGCCCGGCACTCCGGCCCGATGACGGCCGGGCAACTCGCCGCGGCGCTGCGGCCGGTGCTGTCGACACCGCTCGGCCCGATCGCCCAGGGTTTGACGCTGGCCGATCTGAGCGTCCGAGATCGATTGACGGAGTTGAACTTCGAACTGCCGTTGGCCGGCGGTGACCGTCCGGCGGCCGAGGTCCTGCTGGGCGATGTGGCGCCGCTGTTGCGGCGTCATCTGCCCCGCACCGACGCGATGCATGGCTACGCCGACCGGCTGGCCTCGCCAGAGATGTCCTGGCAACTGCTCCGCGGATACCTCACCGGCAGCCTGGACGCCGTGCTGCGGCTGCCGGGCCCGCGGTACGTCATCGCGGACTACAAGACGAACTGGCTCGGCGGTGACGACGGCGAGCCGTTGTCGGCCTGGCACTATCGGCCATCGGCCCTGCAGCAGGCGATGACCCACTCGGACTACCCGCTGCAGGCGTTGCTGTATTCGGTTGCGCTGCACCGGTTCCTGCGCTGGCGCCAACCGGGCTACGACCCGGAGGCGCATCTCGGCGGCGCGATCTATCTCTACGTCAGGGGCATGTCCGGCCCGGCCACCCCGATCGTCGACGGGCTGCCCTGCGGTGTCTTCGGCTGGCGGCCGCCCCCGGCGTTGGTGGTCGAGTTGTCCGCGTTGCTGGATCAAGGAGTGTCATGA
- the recC gene encoding exodeoxyribonuclease V subunit gamma: MTMFVHRAERADALAGALADLMAEPLDDVFAEEIIAVPARGVERWLTQQLSHRLGPRPGRQDGICAGVRFPSPAALVNEVINGPARHADPWAPDALVWPLLEVIDESITQPWARTLGAHLGVGAGDAERAHRQGRRYAVARRIAGLFDAYATNRSAMLADWAAGRDTDGLDRSLPEDLQWQAELWRRVAARVQVGNPVDRRQEAIDRLRADPAENALPQRLSLFGPTRLPRSQLEVLDGLAEHRDVHLWLPHPSPALWERLEGRVETGSRRMDPTVTAARHPLLASLGRDSRELQLVLNTVDHADLHHPLPARPGTLLGRLQDNIRQDHTAARRPVVPQDRSVQIHACHGPARQVDVLREVLVGLLADDDTLEPRDVLVMCPDIEAYAPLIAAAFGLADVVPEDRGHPAHRLRVRLADRALTQTNPLLATVARLLRMAGGRVGASEVLDLAGWPPVRRRFGFDDDDLDHLARWVTQSGVRWGLDADHRGPFGLQRFPQNTWRAGLDRILLGVAMADEDQNRLGLALPLDDVGSGDVELAGRLAELLDRLQYALDALTGTRPLGEWLDALSEAVDLLTDVGTDDGWQRAEVRRELGDVAAAAGQRVSGTQLGLSDLRALLGGRLGGRPTRANFRTGTLTVCTMVPMRSVPHRVVALLGLDDGIYPRNTRPDGDDILSREPAIGERDSRGEDRQLMLDAILATTEHLVITYTGADERTGAVRPPAVPLGELMDSLDETAVAADGSPVLNQVLVRHPLQPFDAKNVIPGALGRPGAFSYDDTALQGARAAVGPRHRPRPFLARPLPPRPTADVDLAELIALLTHPARGFLRQRLDVATRFEEPEPSDSLTVELDSLQQWAVGDRILRDRLAGVDDAACRQAEWRRGVLPPGPLGQSTLDALLNEVNPLVERTETLMRPERRTVDVSVALAGGRQLRGTVAGVHGTAVVSVGYSKLGPKPQLSVWISLLALAAAHPEREWTAVAVGRGEPGRPRSATFGPIEQQKARTYLAALVELYDAGLCEPLPLPLKTSFAYAGSVVKMEGEDQAAFAARRSWSSGKFPGEDDDAPHTLVWGNRAPFEDVFGDPATRLGELSVQLWGPLLQHRRMTAL; the protein is encoded by the coding sequence ATGACGATGTTCGTGCACCGGGCCGAGCGTGCCGACGCGCTCGCCGGAGCGCTGGCCGACCTGATGGCCGAGCCGCTGGACGACGTCTTCGCCGAGGAGATCATCGCCGTCCCCGCGCGCGGTGTGGAACGCTGGCTGACGCAACAGCTCTCGCATCGTCTCGGCCCTCGTCCCGGGCGTCAGGACGGCATCTGCGCCGGCGTCCGGTTCCCGTCGCCGGCCGCACTGGTCAACGAGGTCATCAACGGCCCGGCCCGGCACGCCGACCCGTGGGCACCGGATGCGCTGGTCTGGCCGCTGCTCGAGGTGATCGACGAGTCCATCACCCAGCCGTGGGCCCGGACCCTGGGCGCGCACCTCGGGGTGGGTGCCGGCGACGCCGAACGCGCTCACCGACAGGGCCGCCGCTATGCGGTGGCCCGTCGGATCGCCGGGCTGTTCGACGCCTACGCCACCAACCGATCCGCCATGCTCGCCGATTGGGCGGCCGGGCGGGACACCGACGGCCTTGACCGCTCCCTGCCCGAGGATCTGCAGTGGCAGGCCGAACTCTGGCGTCGGGTGGCGGCGCGGGTCCAGGTCGGCAACCCGGTCGACCGGCGCCAGGAGGCCATTGATCGGCTGCGGGCCGATCCGGCCGAGAACGCCCTGCCGCAACGCCTTTCGTTGTTCGGCCCGACCCGGCTGCCCCGCAGCCAGCTCGAGGTGCTGGACGGCCTGGCCGAACACCGCGACGTCCACCTGTGGCTCCCGCATCCGTCTCCGGCCTTGTGGGAACGCCTGGAAGGCCGCGTCGAGACCGGGTCCCGTCGCATGGACCCGACGGTCACGGCGGCCCGACATCCGCTGCTGGCCTCGCTCGGGCGGGACTCCCGAGAGCTGCAATTGGTCCTGAACACCGTTGACCACGCCGATCTGCACCATCCGCTGCCCGCCCGGCCCGGGACCCTCCTCGGCCGGCTGCAGGACAACATCCGGCAGGATCACACCGCCGCCCGCCGCCCGGTCGTCCCGCAGGACCGCAGTGTGCAGATCCACGCCTGCCACGGCCCGGCCCGTCAGGTCGACGTCCTCCGCGAGGTGCTGGTCGGGCTGCTCGCCGACGACGACACCCTGGAACCCCGCGACGTGCTGGTGATGTGTCCGGACATCGAGGCCTATGCACCGCTGATCGCGGCCGCGTTCGGCCTGGCCGACGTGGTCCCGGAGGACCGGGGGCATCCGGCGCACCGCCTGCGGGTCCGGTTGGCCGACCGGGCGCTGACCCAGACCAACCCGCTGCTGGCCACCGTGGCCCGCTTGCTGCGGATGGCGGGCGGCCGGGTCGGCGCCTCCGAGGTGCTGGATCTGGCCGGCTGGCCGCCGGTGCGGCGGCGGTTCGGGTTCGACGACGACGACCTGGACCATCTGGCCCGCTGGGTCACCCAGTCCGGGGTCCGGTGGGGCCTGGACGCCGATCATCGCGGCCCCTTCGGCCTGCAACGGTTTCCACAGAACACCTGGCGGGCCGGCCTGGATCGGATTCTGCTCGGCGTCGCCATGGCCGACGAGGACCAGAACCGGCTCGGACTCGCGTTGCCGCTCGACGACGTCGGCAGTGGGGACGTCGAACTCGCCGGCCGGTTGGCCGAACTGCTGGACCGGCTCCAGTACGCCCTCGACGCCCTGACCGGGACGCGGCCGTTGGGTGAATGGCTCGACGCGCTGTCCGAAGCGGTCGACCTGCTGACCGACGTCGGGACCGACGACGGATGGCAACGGGCCGAGGTTCGTCGTGAGCTGGGCGACGTCGCGGCGGCGGCGGGACAACGGGTTTCGGGAACCCAGCTGGGGCTGTCCGACCTCCGGGCCCTGCTCGGCGGCCGGCTCGGCGGGCGGCCGACGCGAGCCAACTTCCGGACCGGCACGCTGACTGTCTGCACCATGGTCCCGATGCGGTCGGTGCCGCACCGCGTGGTCGCCCTGCTCGGCCTGGACGACGGGATCTATCCGCGCAACACCCGGCCCGACGGCGACGACATCCTCTCGCGGGAACCGGCCATCGGGGAGCGGGACAGCCGGGGCGAGGATCGGCAGCTGATGCTGGACGCGATCCTGGCCACCACCGAACATCTGGTGATCACCTACACCGGCGCCGACGAACGCACCGGCGCCGTCCGGCCGCCGGCCGTACCCCTGGGCGAGCTGATGGACTCGCTCGACGAGACGGCGGTGGCCGCCGACGGTTCGCCGGTCCTGAACCAGGTACTGGTGCGACATCCGTTGCAGCCCTTCGACGCCAAGAACGTGATTCCGGGTGCGCTCGGTCGGCCGGGTGCGTTCAGCTACGACGACACCGCCCTGCAGGGCGCCCGGGCCGCGGTCGGGCCGCGTCATCGGCCCCGGCCGTTCCTGGCCCGACCGTTGCCGCCGCGCCCGACCGCGGACGTCGACCTGGCCGAGCTGATCGCGCTGCTGACCCATCCGGCCCGCGGATTCCTGCGTCAGAGGCTGGACGTGGCAACACGTTTCGAAGAACCGGAGCCGAGCGACAGTCTCACCGTCGAGCTGGACAGCTTGCAGCAGTGGGCGGTCGGCGATCGGATCCTCCGGGACCGGCTGGCCGGCGTCGACGACGCGGCTTGCCGGCAGGCGGAGTGGCGACGCGGAGTGCTGCCGCCCGGACCGCTCGGCCAGTCCACCCTCGACGCGCTGCTGAACGAGGTGAACCCGTTGGTCGAGCGGACCGAGACGCTGATGCGGCCGGAACGCCGGACGGTCGACGTGTCGGTCGCGCTGGCCGGCGGTCGCCAGTTGCGCGGCACGGTGGCCGGGGTGCACGGCACCGCCGTCGTGTCCGTCGGGTACAGCAAGCTGGGCCCGAAACCTCAGCTGTCGGTGTGGATCTCCCTCCTGGCCCTGGCCGCGGCCCATCCGGAGCGGGAGTGGACGGCGGTGGCCGTGGGGCGCGGAGAACCGGGGCGGCCGCGGAGCGCCACCTTCGGTCCCATCGAGCAGCAGAAGGCCCGGACGTACCTCGCGGCGCTGGTCGAGCTGTACGACGCCGGCCTGTGCGAGCCGTTGCCGTTGCCGCTCAAGACCTCTTTCGCCTACGCCGGTTCGGTGGTGAAGATGGAGGGGGAGGACCAGGCCGCCTTCGCGGCGCGGCGCTCCTGGTCCTCCGGGAAGTTCCCCGGTGAGGACGACGACGCCCCGCACACTCTGGTCTGGGGCAACCGGGCGCCGTTCGAGGATGTCTTCGGTGACCCGGCAACCCGGCTCGGCGAACTGTCGGTGCAACTCTGGGGTCCACTGCTGCAACACCGCCGGATGACGGCCCTGTGA
- a CDS encoding cation diffusion facilitator family transporter, translating into MTDDDAHHHGAHDHGGAGHGGAGHGGAGHGHGVAPDADRRYLTGALALIVAFLITEVVVGLIAGSLALITDAGHMLTDAASILLALIAIRLSAKPARGRWTYGYKRAEILSAQANGLTLLLLAVWFVYEGIHRLIEPPTVQGLLVFGTALVGIVVNIAAAWLISKANRTSLNVEGAFQHILNDLYAFIATAIAGLVVAVTGFARADAIAALLVAALMIKAGYGLVRDSGRIFLEGAPAGLDPDLIGPAMAARPGVEEVHDLHIWDVTSGMPALSAHVLVDPGGDCHAVRRDLEILLRGEYRIEHTTLQVDHIQSGPVALGDLHVGEDCVDPHGVRHQSAGPQGGREVRQPH; encoded by the coding sequence ATGACGGATGACGACGCCCACCACCACGGCGCCCACGACCACGGCGGTGCGGGCCACGGCGGCGCTGGGCACGGCGGCGCGGGCCACGGCCATGGGGTCGCGCCCGACGCCGACCGTCGATACCTGACCGGGGCACTCGCCCTCATCGTGGCGTTCCTGATCACCGAGGTCGTCGTCGGCCTGATCGCCGGATCGCTGGCCCTGATCACCGACGCCGGGCACATGCTCACCGACGCCGCGTCGATCCTGCTGGCGCTGATCGCCATCCGGCTGTCGGCGAAACCGGCCCGCGGGCGCTGGACGTACGGCTACAAGCGGGCCGAGATCCTGTCGGCCCAGGCCAACGGGCTGACCCTGCTGCTGCTGGCCGTCTGGTTCGTCTACGAGGGCATCCACCGGCTGATCGAGCCGCCGACGGTGCAGGGGCTCCTGGTGTTCGGGACCGCACTGGTCGGCATCGTCGTCAACATCGCCGCCGCCTGGCTGATCTCCAAGGCCAACCGGACCAGCCTCAACGTCGAAGGTGCGTTCCAGCACATCCTCAACGACCTGTACGCGTTCATCGCCACCGCGATCGCCGGACTGGTGGTGGCGGTGACCGGATTCGCCCGGGCCGACGCCATCGCCGCCCTGCTGGTCGCCGCCCTGATGATCAAGGCGGGCTACGGGCTGGTCCGCGACTCCGGACGGATCTTCCTCGAGGGCGCGCCGGCTGGCCTCGACCCCGATCTCATCGGGCCGGCCATGGCCGCCCGTCCCGGCGTCGAGGAGGTGCACGACCTGCACATCTGGGACGTCACCTCCGGTATGCCGGCTCTGTCCGCGCACGTTCTGGTCGATCCCGGGGGCGACTGCCACGCTGTGCGTCGCGACCTGGAGATCCTGTTGCGCGGCGAGTACCGGATCGAGCACACGACGTTGCAGGTCGACCACATCCAGAGTGGACCGGTGGCGCTCGGTGACCTGCACGTCGGGGAGGACTGCGTCGATCCGCACGGCGTGCGGCATCAGTCCGCGGGGCCGCAGGGCGGGCGCGAGGTGCGACAGCCGCACTGA
- a CDS encoding ArsR/SmtB family transcription factor, with protein METLTFGAVLARFGHALSDPTRARILLALRDSPSYPSDLADLLGVSRQSLSNHLTCLRGCGLVVAVPEGRRARYELADPRLAHALTDLMSVVLSVDPAHHVDGDR; from the coding sequence GTGGAGACCCTGACCTTCGGCGCCGTCCTGGCCCGCTTCGGCCATGCCCTGTCCGACCCGACCCGGGCCCGGATCCTGCTGGCCCTGCGGGACAGTCCGAGCTATCCGTCGGATCTGGCCGATCTGCTCGGCGTCAGCCGGCAGAGCCTGTCCAACCATCTGACCTGCCTGCGGGGGTGCGGGCTGGTCGTCGCCGTCCCAGAAGGCCGCCGGGCGCGGTACGAGCTGGCCGATCCGCGTCTCGCCCACGCCCTGACCGACCTGATGAGCGTCGTCCTGTCGGTCGATCCGGCCCATCACGTCGACGGTGACCGATGA
- a CDS encoding metal-sensitive transcriptional regulator, with product MTEPTHATDSDDGAHSHYGYISDKSKYLARLKRIEGQARGIHRMVDEEQYCIDILTQISALTKAIEGVALGLLDDHLKHCVLDAAMAGGEDAQLKLKEASDAIARLVRS from the coding sequence ATGACCGAGCCGACGCACGCCACCGATTCCGATGACGGTGCGCACTCGCACTACGGGTACATCAGCGACAAGAGCAAGTATCTGGCGCGGCTGAAGCGGATCGAGGGGCAGGCCAGAGGTATCCACCGCATGGTCGACGAGGAGCAGTACTGCATCGACATCCTCACCCAGATCTCGGCGCTGACGAAGGCGATCGAGGGTGTCGCCCTCGGCCTGCTCGACGACCACCTCAAGCATTGTGTCCTGGATGCCGCGATGGCCGGCGGCGAGGATGCGCAGCTGAAGCTGAAGGAGGCGTCGGACGCCATCGCGCGCCTGGTGCGGTCCTGA
- a CDS encoding glycoside hydrolase family 16 protein, which produces MSVTRRLDRSGYALCFDEDFTGGVLNGDRWIDHYLPHWTTPARSAARYALTGDGLELRIDADQPAWRPEDGELRVSNLQTGSFAGPVGSTIGQHRHRPDLQVRTAVPTRSSWTPSSGLVEVTVSASPDVTCMVGIWMVGFEQNGPTESGEICIAELFGDAVGRYGSNIRAGVKAHHDPRLRTDIVDVSLDLDATTAHTYAAAWDAAGIGIYVDDDLVRELDQAITYPQQLMIDLFEFPDGTDRPDRAYPKSAVVHRVRAFEPLL; this is translated from the coding sequence ATGAGTGTCACCCGACGCCTTGACCGATCCGGATACGCGCTGTGCTTCGACGAGGACTTCACCGGTGGCGTCCTGAACGGCGATCGGTGGATCGATCACTACCTGCCGCACTGGACCACGCCGGCCCGCTCGGCCGCGCGCTACGCCTTGACCGGGGACGGTCTGGAGCTGCGCATCGACGCCGACCAGCCCGCGTGGCGCCCGGAGGACGGTGAGCTGCGGGTCTCCAACCTGCAGACCGGGTCGTTCGCGGGTCCGGTTGGTTCCACGATCGGTCAGCACCGGCATCGGCCCGACCTGCAGGTGCGGACGGCCGTGCCGACGCGCTCGTCGTGGACCCCGTCATCGGGTCTGGTCGAGGTCACCGTGAGTGCCAGTCCGGATGTGACGTGCATGGTCGGGATCTGGATGGTGGGATTCGAGCAGAACGGCCCGACCGAGTCCGGCGAGATCTGCATCGCGGAGCTGTTCGGCGATGCGGTCGGCCGGTACGGATCGAACATCCGCGCGGGGGTGAAGGCCCATCACGATCCGCGGCTGCGGACCGACATCGTGGACGTGTCGCTCGATCTGGACGCCACCACCGCCCACACCTACGCGGCGGCCTGGGACGCCGCCGGGATCGGGATCTACGTCGACGACGACCTCGTCCGGGAGCTGGACCAGGCCATCACCTATCCGCAGCAGCTGATGATCGATCTCTTCGAGTTTCCCGACGGGACCGACCGTCCGGACCGGGCGTACCCGAAATCGGCGGTCGTCCACCGGGTGCGCGCGTTCGAGCCCTTGCTCTGA